One window from the genome of Choloepus didactylus isolate mChoDid1 chromosome 2, mChoDid1.pri, whole genome shotgun sequence encodes:
- the APOBEC4 gene encoding putative C->U-editing enzyme APOBEC-4, whose protein sequence is MEPLYEEYLANRGTIVKPYYWLNFSLDCSNCPYHIRTGEEARVPYTEFSQIFGFPYGPTHSQTKHLILYELKTSSGSLIQKGHASSCTGNHVHPESMLFEVNGYLNSAINSNNIIRHIILYSNHSPCNEANHCCISKMYNFLIMYPDITLSIYFSQLYHTETDFPASAWNREALRSLASLWPQVTLSLISGGIWHSLLNNFVSGIAGSTVFQPILTRRALADRHNAYEINAITGVKPYFTEVLHQAKENHNTKAQSTLESYPLNNVFVGQSSPVTSGQLQLNLTPDFRVPVMFVLVPFRDIPPIHVGQNPHKPRNVVRHLNMPQMSFQETKAHGRPPNGSPAEIVEITEQFANSKEANEKKKKKGRK, encoded by the coding sequence ATGGAACCCTTATATGAGGAATACCTAGCAAATCGTGGAACAATAGTAAAACCTTATTACTGGTTAAATTTCTCTCTAGATTGCTCTAATTGCCCTTACCATATTCGGACAGGTGAGGAAGCAAGAGTGCCCTACACAGAATTTTCTCAGATTTTTGGATTCCCTTATGGACCAACACATTCTCAGACAAAACACCTCATACTTTATGAACTAAAAACTTCTTCTGGAAGCCTGATACAAAAAGGCCACGCTAGCAGTTGCACTGGAAATCACGTCCATCCAGAATCAATGCTATTTGAGGTGAATGGTTATCTCAACTCAGCCATAAACAGCAACAACATCATCAGGCATATCATTCTGTATTCCAACCACTCACCTTGTAATGAAGCTAACCACTGCTGCATCAGCAAAATGTACAATTTCCTGATAATGTATCCAGATATCACGcttagtatttatttttctcagctCTATCATACTGAGACTGACTTTCCTGCCTCAGCGTGGAACCGGGAAGCTCTCCGGAGCCTGGCCAGCTTATGGCCACAGGTCACTTTGAGCCTAATAAGTGGTGGGATTTGGCATTCTCTCCTCAACAATTTTGTAAGTGGTATCGCAGGATCAACCGTGTTCCAGCCCATTTTAACCAGGAGAGCACTGGCTGACAGGCACAATGCATATGAAATAAATGCCATAACAGGAGTGAAACCTTATTTCACTGAAGTTCTTCACCAGGCAAAAGAGAATCACAATACAAAAGCTCAGTCAACTTTAGAGAGTTACCCCTTAAACAATGTCTTTGTTGGACAGTCTTCTCCAGTGACTAGTGGACAACTACAACTCAACCTGACCCCAGACTTCAGGGTTCCTGTCATGTTTGTGCTGGTGCCTTTCAGAGACATACCACCAATTCATGTGGGTCAAAACCCACATAAACCCAGGAATGTTGTAAGGCACTTAAATATGCCTCAAATGTCATTCCAGGAAACCAAGGCCCATGGAAGGCCTCCCAATGGAAGTCCAGCAGAGATAGTGGAAATCACAGAACAGTTTGCAAATAGCAAAGAggcaaatgaaaagaagaaaaagaaagggagaaaataa